The following proteins are encoded in a genomic region of Cricetulus griseus strain 17A/GY chromosome 7, alternate assembly CriGri-PICRH-1.0, whole genome shotgun sequence:
- the Plcxd1 gene encoding PI-PLC X domain-containing protein 1 isoform X2, with amino-acid sequence MGAAGQNPSCCNADWMALLCPRLWDVPLHHLSIPGSHDTMTYCLSRKSPISQAQSRLLHLLGRVAPCITRPMVLKWSVTQALDITQQLDEGVRYLDLRIAHMTGGSERNLHFVHMIYTTALVEDTLTEISEWLESHPREVVILACRNFEGMTDELHEYLVGCIKNIFGDMLCPRGDIPTLRQLWARGQQVIVSYEDEASVGRHVELWPGISYWWGDKVKSQALLHYLETMKSCGRPGGLFVAGINLTENVEYVLAHPSGSLERMTLPNLPSLSAWVREQRPGPGSHCTNIIAGDFVGADTFVSDVIRLNLKLLWP; translated from the exons ATGGGTGCTGCGGGTCAGAACCCTAGCTGCTGCAACGCGGACTGGATGGCGCTACTGTGCCCGCGGCTGTGGGATGTCCCGCTGCACCACCTATCCATCCCTG GGAGCCACGACACCATGACCTATTGCCTGAGCAGGAAGTCCCCCATCTCCCAGGCACAGTCCAGGCTGCTACATCTGTTGGGCCGGGTGGCGCCCTGCATCACGCGCCCTATGGTGCTGAAGTGGTCGGTTACACAG GCACTGGACATAACGCAACAGCTGGACGAGGGGGTGCGGTACCTGGATCTGCGGATAGCGCACATGACGGGAGGCTCCGAGAGGAACCTGCACTTCGTCCACATGATCTACACTACAGCGCTGGTGGAG GACACCCTCACGGAGATCTCAGAGTGGCTGGAGTCGCACCCCCGTGAGGTCGTCATCCTGGCCTGCAGGAATTTCGAGGGGATGACGGACGAGCTGCACGAATACCTCGTGGGCTGCATCAAGAACATCTTTGGGGATATGCTGTGTCCGCGCGGG GACATCCCCACGCTGCGGCAGCTGTGGGCGCGGGGCCAGCAGGTGATCGTGTCCTATGAGGATGAGGCCTCCGTGGGTCGCCACGTAGAGCTGTGGCCAGGAATCTCCTACTGGTGGGGAGACAAGGTGAAGTCGCAGGCACTGCTGCATTACCTGGAGACCATGAAGAGCTGCGGTCGCCCAG GTGGCCTGTTCGTGGCGGGCATCAACCTCACAGAGAATGTGGAGTATGTACTCGCACACCCATCGGGGTCCCTGGAGAGGATGACACTGCCCAACCTCCCGTCTCTGAGCGCATGGGTGCGCGAGCAGCGACCAGGGCCTGGTTCCCACTGCACCAACATCATTGCAGGGGACTTCGTGGGCGCCGACACTTTCGTGAGTGATGTCATCAGACTCAACCTTAAGCTACTGTGGCCCTGA
- the Plcxd1 gene encoding PI-PLC X domain-containing protein 1 isoform X3 — MGAAGQNPSCCNADWMALLCPRLWDVPLHHLSIPGSHDTMTYCLSRKSPISQAQSRLLHLLGRVAPCITRPMVLKWSVTQALDITQQLDEGVRYLDLRIAHMTGGSERNLHFVHMIYTTALVEDTLTEISEWLESHPREVVILACRNFEGMTDELHEYLVGCIKNIFGDMLCPRGDIPTLRQLWARGQQVIVSYEDEASVGRHVELWPGISYWWGDKVKSQALLHYLETMKSCGRPGAKRWPVRGGHQPHRECGVCTRTPIGVPGEDDTAQPPVSERMGARAATRAWFPLHQHHCRGLRGRRHFRE; from the exons ATGGGTGCTGCGGGTCAGAACCCTAGCTGCTGCAACGCGGACTGGATGGCGCTACTGTGCCCGCGGCTGTGGGATGTCCCGCTGCACCACCTATCCATCCCTG GGAGCCACGACACCATGACCTATTGCCTGAGCAGGAAGTCCCCCATCTCCCAGGCACAGTCCAGGCTGCTACATCTGTTGGGCCGGGTGGCGCCCTGCATCACGCGCCCTATGGTGCTGAAGTGGTCGGTTACACAG GCACTGGACATAACGCAACAGCTGGACGAGGGGGTGCGGTACCTGGATCTGCGGATAGCGCACATGACGGGAGGCTCCGAGAGGAACCTGCACTTCGTCCACATGATCTACACTACAGCGCTGGTGGAG GACACCCTCACGGAGATCTCAGAGTGGCTGGAGTCGCACCCCCGTGAGGTCGTCATCCTGGCCTGCAGGAATTTCGAGGGGATGACGGACGAGCTGCACGAATACCTCGTGGGCTGCATCAAGAACATCTTTGGGGATATGCTGTGTCCGCGCGGG GACATCCCCACGCTGCGGCAGCTGTGGGCGCGGGGCCAGCAGGTGATCGTGTCCTATGAGGATGAGGCCTCCGTGGGTCGCCACGTAGAGCTGTGGCCAGGAATCTCCTACTGGTGGGGAGACAAGGTGAAGTCGCAGGCACTGCTGCATTACCTGGAGACCATGAAGAGCTGCGGTCGCCCAGGTGCCAAGCG GTGGCCTGTTCGTGGCGGGCATCAACCTCACAGAGAATGTGGAGTATGTACTCGCACACCCATCGGGGTCCCTGGAGAGGATGACACTGCCCAACCTCCCGTCTCTGAGCGCATGGGTGCGCGAGCAGCGACCAGGGCCTGGTTCCCACTGCACCAACATCATTGCAGGGGACTTCGTGGGCGCCGACACTTTCGTGAGTGA